A portion of the Gossypium arboreum isolate Shixiya-1 chromosome 8, ASM2569848v2, whole genome shotgun sequence genome contains these proteins:
- the LOC108469550 gene encoding pectin acetylesterase 7 isoform X1, whose product MRTINEMRSAVAKSHPIQTKHYTRTKKKLVVVSYYIVSPFSLLVRMISGMLRQWLSLLVCVLAVILLKSEGASVGITYLQDAVAKGAVCLDGSPPAYHFDKGSGTGVDNWIVHMEGGGWCEDVPTCLSRKNTDLGSSKQMVKQFGFSGLLSGQQKSNPDFYNWNRIKVRYCDGSSFTGDAVDRANNLFFKGNSIWEFIIADLLAKGMRNAKNAILSGCSAGGLASILHCDRFRALLPASTKVKCISDAGFFLHAQDVSGGKHIEEFYGKVARLHGSVKNLPASCTSRMGARPELCFFPQYVVQTMQTPIFFVNSAYDSWQIKNILAPSAADKSKEWKSCKLDLKKCTETQLKIIQDFRTQFLSALNRAGVINSPSKGMFIDSCYAHCQVGKQIQWSSDSSPVVSNMKIAKAVGDWYYERSPIKKLDCPYPCNPTCPKVDSDS is encoded by the exons ATGAGGACTATAAATGAAATGAGATCAGCGGTGGCTAAGTCTCACCCGATCCAAACAAAGCATTATACTCGTACTAAGAAGAAACTAGTTGTAGTAAGCTATTATATCGTTTCTCCTTTCTCCCTCCTCGTAAG AATGATTAGTGGAATGTTACGCCAATGGTTAAGTCTACTGGTCTGTGTGCTTGCTGTTATACTACTCAAATCTGAAGGCGCTAGTGTAGGGATTACTTATCTGCAGGATGCCGTAGCGAAAGGAGCTG TTTGTTTGGATGGGAGTCCACCAGCTTACCATTTTGACAAGGGCTCTGGCACTGGAGTTGATAATTGGATTGTTCACATGGAG GGTGGAGGATGGTGTGAAGATGTGCCGACTTGCCTCTCTCGTAAGAACACCGATTTAGGGTCATCAAAGCAAATGGTGAAGCAATTTGGCTTCTCTGGACTCTTGAGCGGCCAGCAAAAATCCAATCCAG ATTTCTACAATTGGAACCGGATTAAGGTTAGGTACTGCGATGGATCATCGTTCACTGGGGATGCTGTTGATCGA GCTAATAATCTCTTTTTCAAAGGAAACAGCATATGGGAATTTATCATTGCTGATCTACTagcaaaaggaatgagaaatgCTAAAAAT GCTATTCTTTCTGGCTGTTCCGCTGGAGGATTGGCTTCGATATTGCACTGTGACAGGTTTCGAGCTCTCCTTCCCGCTTCTACTAAAGTAAAGTGCATTTCAGATGCTGGCTTCTTCCTCCATGC GCAAGATGTCTCGGGAGGGAAGCACATAGAAGAATTCTATGGCAAAGTGGCTAGACTACAC GGATCCGTTAAGAATTTGCCAGCGTCTTGCACTTCAAGAATGGGAGCCAGACCAGAGTTG TGTTTCTTCCCACAGTACGTGGTGCAGACTATGCAAACACCAATCTTCTTCGTAAATTCAGCTTATGACTCCTGGCAG ATTAAGAACATTTTGGCTCCCAGTGCTGCTGACAAAAGTAAGGAGTGGAAAAGCTGCAAGCTTGACTTGAAGAAGTGTACAGAAACGCAGCTCAAAATCATCCAAG ATTTCAGGACGCAATTCTTAAGTGCCCTGAACAGAGCCGGGGTGATCAACTCTccatctaaaggaatgttcataGATTCGTGCTATGCCCACTGTCAAGTAGGAAAGCAGATACAATGGTCAAGCGATAGTTCTCCGGTAGTGAGTAACATG AAAATTGCCAAGGCTGTTGGAGACTGGTATTATGAGCGGAGCCCCATCAAAAAGCTTGACTGCCCTTATCCTTGCAACCCTACCTGCCCAAAAGTTGACTCTGATTcataa
- the LOC108469550 gene encoding pectin acetylesterase 7 isoform X2 — MISGMLRQWLSLLVCVLAVILLKSEGASVGITYLQDAVAKGAVCLDGSPPAYHFDKGSGTGVDNWIVHMEGGGWCEDVPTCLSRKNTDLGSSKQMVKQFGFSGLLSGQQKSNPDFYNWNRIKVRYCDGSSFTGDAVDRANNLFFKGNSIWEFIIADLLAKGMRNAKNAILSGCSAGGLASILHCDRFRALLPASTKVKCISDAGFFLHAQDVSGGKHIEEFYGKVARLHGSVKNLPASCTSRMGARPELCFFPQYVVQTMQTPIFFVNSAYDSWQIKNILAPSAADKSKEWKSCKLDLKKCTETQLKIIQDFRTQFLSALNRAGVINSPSKGMFIDSCYAHCQVGKQIQWSSDSSPVVSNMKIAKAVGDWYYERSPIKKLDCPYPCNPTCPKVDSDS, encoded by the exons ATGATTAGTGGAATGTTACGCCAATGGTTAAGTCTACTGGTCTGTGTGCTTGCTGTTATACTACTCAAATCTGAAGGCGCTAGTGTAGGGATTACTTATCTGCAGGATGCCGTAGCGAAAGGAGCTG TTTGTTTGGATGGGAGTCCACCAGCTTACCATTTTGACAAGGGCTCTGGCACTGGAGTTGATAATTGGATTGTTCACATGGAG GGTGGAGGATGGTGTGAAGATGTGCCGACTTGCCTCTCTCGTAAGAACACCGATTTAGGGTCATCAAAGCAAATGGTGAAGCAATTTGGCTTCTCTGGACTCTTGAGCGGCCAGCAAAAATCCAATCCAG ATTTCTACAATTGGAACCGGATTAAGGTTAGGTACTGCGATGGATCATCGTTCACTGGGGATGCTGTTGATCGA GCTAATAATCTCTTTTTCAAAGGAAACAGCATATGGGAATTTATCATTGCTGATCTACTagcaaaaggaatgagaaatgCTAAAAAT GCTATTCTTTCTGGCTGTTCCGCTGGAGGATTGGCTTCGATATTGCACTGTGACAGGTTTCGAGCTCTCCTTCCCGCTTCTACTAAAGTAAAGTGCATTTCAGATGCTGGCTTCTTCCTCCATGC GCAAGATGTCTCGGGAGGGAAGCACATAGAAGAATTCTATGGCAAAGTGGCTAGACTACAC GGATCCGTTAAGAATTTGCCAGCGTCTTGCACTTCAAGAATGGGAGCCAGACCAGAGTTG TGTTTCTTCCCACAGTACGTGGTGCAGACTATGCAAACACCAATCTTCTTCGTAAATTCAGCTTATGACTCCTGGCAG ATTAAGAACATTTTGGCTCCCAGTGCTGCTGACAAAAGTAAGGAGTGGAAAAGCTGCAAGCTTGACTTGAAGAAGTGTACAGAAACGCAGCTCAAAATCATCCAAG ATTTCAGGACGCAATTCTTAAGTGCCCTGAACAGAGCCGGGGTGATCAACTCTccatctaaaggaatgttcataGATTCGTGCTATGCCCACTGTCAAGTAGGAAAGCAGATACAATGGTCAAGCGATAGTTCTCCGGTAGTGAGTAACATG AAAATTGCCAAGGCTGTTGGAGACTGGTATTATGAGCGGAGCCCCATCAAAAAGCTTGACTGCCCTTATCCTTGCAACCCTACCTGCCCAAAAGTTGACTCTGATTcataa